In Erythrobacter sp. KY5, the DNA window CAATGGTCCCGGCTCAATAGCAGGGCAGGCCGAGCGCCGGGTCCCTGAAACTGGTATCACCGCCCGCCAGCAATCGACCGTTCCGCTCTATAGCGAAACCCATGCCGGTGAGGATGTGGCGCTGTATGCTCAGGGCCCCGGTGCCGACAAGGCACGCGGCGTGATCGAACAAAACGTCATCTACGACATCATTCGCAGCGCTTACGGGTGGGAGTGATCCGTCCTGATCTGCAGCAGCGCACCGACGCGCTAAGCAAAAAAAGCCCCTGTGCCGGGGGCGATGGCACAGGGGCTCCGTCTTAGCGTTCGTCACGCTTTTGCAAGGCGGCCATTCTCGGTCAAAGGGCAACAGGGGGGAAACCCTTCATCAACCGCCTTGATTGAAGAAATACGATGAATTCGCTTTCGCCTATATGAACGCGCACCTAGGTTTGTCGCATTCCTACAACTTTTGGCAGGCGAACCGTTCAGCCCGGACGACGGGATGAGCGGCGCGGATCGCGGAAATTGAACGTGCTGTCAGGAACCGAAACGCCATAGCGGTGATTCGTGAGTCGCACAGTCGTCCGGTGGTTCTGTGAATCGAGCGCGACCCAATGTGTCAGCTGCAAACCGCCCGGCGCATTGGAATTGCGTACAAAGATAAGATTGATGCGCCCGAATTCCGGTTTGCTAGGGTCGCGAACATCAACACTGACCACGTCCGGATTGCCGGTGGGGACCAGTGTCCCGTAATCCTTCATGTCGCGCTGGGGATCGAGCAGCGCGCCGAGCGGCGAGTTGCGGATCGGCCAACGCTCGACCTGATTGACCTCATAGTCGACCATGTAAAGCGAGCGGCCGTTTGAGACGACCAGCAAATCAGAATCACGACCGTAATCGAAACGAATCTTGCCCGGGCTCTTGAGCGTCATGGTCCCGCGCGCGGTCCGACCCTGTCTGTCGGTCTGCGAAAAATCGGCCTTCATGGTCGAAATACCGCGCAAAGCCGCTACCGCACGATCAAGGTCGGCGGAGGATTGCGCGAGCGCATGCGGTGCCGGCTCGCCATGAGGCAGCGACACGCCAAGTGCGATCGTCCCGGCAGCGGCGAGTGCCATACCGATGCGGCGGAGATGTTTGAGCATGGTCATGCCTCGTGATTTAGGTTCGAGGCTTTGAACCGCAGCTTAATCGAAAGGTTCCAAGAATGGGAAGGCATTTCGGCACAAGTGCCGGAGAACCTTACTTGATCTTGGCTTCCTTGAATTCGACGTGCTTCTTTGCGACCGGGTCGTACTTGCGGAACACCATCTTTTCGGTGGTGTTGCGCGGGTTCTTCTTGGTCACGTAGTAAAAGCCCGTTCCCTCGGTCGAGACGAGCTTGATCTTGACGGTTGCGGGCTTCGCCATGGCGGTTTCCTACAGATCGGGTGAGGCCTGTTCGGCCTGAAAAACAAAGGGCGACGCGTCGTGCGCCGCCTCACAGAAGCGCGCCAATGAGCGATTCACCCTCGAAAGTCAAGCGGAGTTACCAATCCGAGCGACTGACCTTGCCGCGCTTGGCTTTGACTTCTCCGCGCGCCTTCTTTGCCTTGAGGCGCTGGGTCTTGCCTACCCTGTTGACGCGGGTCTTGGCGCGCTTCTTCGGAGCGCGATGCGCGTCCTTGAGCAACTCATCGAGCTTGTCGCGTGCGGCCTGCCGATTCGCATCTTGGGTTCGGTGTGCCCTCGCGGTGATTAGCAGATCGCCGGAAGCGGTCAGCTTCGATCCTGCGATATCGCGCAGCCTTGCAAAAACCGGAGGTGACAGGCGCAGCGCGTAGATGTTGACCCGCAGCTGGACTTCGGTCGCTACCTTGTTCGCGTTCTGCCCGCCTGGCCCCGATCCAGCGAGGAATGTCTCCTCGGCAATGGCGTGAGCCCGGTCGAGGAGAGCAGGATCCACCCTCAGGCCTCTTCCGGAAAGACCGGGGCAGCGGGCGCGCTGAGACCGGCGCGTTCGAAATCGGCAGGGAAAGGTGCATGGGCGAAAATCGTGTCCTTGCCCTCGCGTCTGACGCGGATTGTCTCCGCGTGGAGCATTGTTCGCGGTGCGCCCTTGTTCTGTCCGCGCACAGGGCCATAGACCGGATCACCCAGCAAGGGCGCCCCCAGCCCTTGCAGCGCGTGCACGCGCAATTGGTGTGTGCGCCCGGTTTCAGGGCGGAAACGGATAAGCGAACGCCTTTTGTCCCCTTCGCCAATCGTGTCGATCAGCTCCCAATGCGAAACCGCAGGCTTGCCCTTTTTCGCGGCGATCATGCGCCACCCCTTCTCAGCGGAACTGATCTTGGAAAGGGAAAGTTCGATCGTGCCGGAACTTTCGGCCGGTTCGAAGTCAATCACAGCAAGATAGGTTTTTCCGACGAGGCGATCTTCAAACGCCTTGTTGAACCGCTTCAGAGCTTTGGGATTGCGTGCAAGCAACAGACAGCCGCTGGTGTCCGTATCAAGCCGGTGCACGGGGACGGGCGGGCGCTGGAAGCCCAGCTTTAGTTGCTCAATTTGGTCGAACAGAGCGGGACCGCCGCGCTTGGGGCGATCGACGGGAAGCCCCGAAGGCTTGTCTATAACGAGTGCCTCGCCGTCTTCGTAAATGATAGGAATGTTCATATAAGTTCTGCTGAAAACAGGCCGCGCACCGCGTTGCCCAATTGGAAGCCGTCAGCGAGGTCGCAGAGCGTCAAATTCGCCTCGCGGGCCTGGCCTTTTTCGATGAGATATTCGCGCAGCACACCGGGAATCAGGCCGAGCGAGGTGGGCGGGGTTAGAAGAACGCCGTCGCGCTCGACGAAGATATTGGTGTAGCTGCCTTCGGTCACAAGTCCGTCGTCGCGCACCAACACCGCTTCATGCGCACCATGGTGGCGAGCCGCGTCCGCCGCGTCCTCATAGAAACCCCGGTCGGTTGTCTTGTGCGACAATCTCCAGTCTGAAGGGTCGAGCGGGTTGGGCAGCGCGGCCACTTTTACCGGACCTTGAAATGGTGATGGCATGGGCTGGGTCTCAAGCGCGCTCGCCCCGCTGCGAGAGGCCAGCAGCCGCAGCTTGACCGGACTTTCGAGCTCAAAACACAGAGCCTGGATCTGATTGCGCAGCGCGTGGCGGTCGAACTGGAAACCAAGCGCCTCTGCGCTTTTCTTCATGCGTGCAAGGTGGAGTTCAAGCAGCGCGATCCCGGTTTCCGGATCGAACGACATGGTTTCGACAAGATCGAAGCCCGGCGCCCGATGATCGGGCGAGGAGCGCCGGACGAAGCCTGCCTTAACCTCGCATTCGCGCCTTTCGCCCAGAGAATCGCTGTCCGCAACGATAGCGGAGCCAACGCCGAGCACGGCATGTCCCTGACCGTTTTCGACCGGTGTCAGGCGCAAGGTGCGGATCGCGACGTTGAATGCAGCTGAACCATCAGAACTGACGCGCCCGATGGCCCCGCAATAGGGCCCGCGTGCATCGCGTTCTACTTCGCCTATCAGCTCCATGGCGCGAATCTTGGGCGCGCCGGTGATCGAACCGCAGGGGAACAGCGCACGCACCAGGTCCGTGGCGCTCATGCCTTCGGAAAGCTGAGCACGAACGCTCGACACCATCTGGTGCACGGTCGGATAGCTTTCGACGGCGAATGGCGAATCGACCCGGACCGTACCCGGTACTGCGACGCGTGAAAGGTCGTTGCGCATCAGGTCGACGATCATCAGGTTCTCGGCCTTGTCCTTGACCGAATGCGCCAGCTCTTGGGCGAGCTGCGCATCGCGCTCGGCATCGTCAGAGCGTGGCCGGGTGCCCTTCATCGGTTTTGCCTTGGCGCTGCCGCTTTCATCGAGAGCAACAAACAATTCCGGCGAGAAGCTCAAAAGCCAGTGCGAGCCATCGAAGATGATCCCGCCATATCCAGCGCTCGCAGCACTTCTCAGCGATGCGTAAAGCGCCTGCGGATCGCCGCGATAGGACCCGGCGAGCGGATAGGTGAGGTTCGCCTGATAGATGTCGCCCGCGTGGATGGCATCGCGCAAGGTATCGAACGCAGTTCCGTATCCGCCGGGAGAAAGCTGCGGGTCGAGCGGCCCGAGGCTTACAGGGCCTTGTCCCCTCGCAGCGAGCCACGCCGGCACATCAGCTGCCGGGATCCTCGTCGGCTTGTCGAAAAGGCAGAGCCAGACGAGCGGTCCGCCCGCACCAGAGCGCGCTGCGGCCCTGGGTGCAAGTCGTTTCTCCAGCGCGAGTCCGGCTTCATATGCGATATATCCTGCGAGCTCGCCGCCCTTTTGTCGGGCGGATTCCGCGTTTGCGAGCGTCTTCTCGACTTCGTCCGGACGATAGGCAACAAAGGTTTCAATCGGATTTTCGAAATACAGCGCATCGGCCGCGCCGCCATCGGTTGGGCGCGCGTCATCCAGCAATACGAAACAATCCGGCTCTGCGTCCTGACCCATGGCACCGCCTTAGACTATCCGACCGCCAAGTCGATAGGTTGACCCGCTTCCTTTCGATCTTCAAACCTCGCACAAACATTTTTCAAGCAGGGACGGGTGCATTCAATGAGCGAGATTTTCCTTGGGCTGGGCGGCAATGGCGAGAACCAGAGTCTCGCGTTGGGCCGCGCGAACCGGCACGGCCTGATCGCTGGCGCGACCGGGACGGGCAAGACGGTGACGCTTCAGGGGCTGGCGGAGAGCTTTTCTGCCAAAGGCGTGCCGGTGTTCGTCGCCGATGTGAAGGGCGACCTGTCCGGCATCGCAATGCCCGGTTCGCCCACATTCAAACACGCCGACAAATTGGAGGGCCGGGCCAGGGAACTGGGCATGGATGACTATGCCTATTCGGACAATCCGGTCATTTTCTGGGATCTCTATGGCAAGCAGGGCCACCCGATCCGCACCACGGTCACCGAGATGGGGCCACTGCTGCTGTCTCGCCTGCTCGACCTCAATGACACACAAGAGGGCGTGCTTCAGATCGTTTTCCGCCATGCCGACGATAACGGGCTGCTGCTGCTCGATTTCGGTGATTTGCAATCGTTGCTGCAATGGGCGAATGAGAACTCGAAAGAATTGTCGGGCGTCTACGGCAATGTTTCCAGGCAATCGGTTGGCGCAATCCAGCGGCAGCTGTTGAGCTTCGAAGCGCAAGGGGCGGACCATTTCTTTGGTGAACCGGCGCTCGAAATCGACGACTTTCTCCAGACCGATGAAAATGGTCGCGGCTATGTCAACGTCCTCGCCGCCGACCAGTTGATGCGCAGCCCGAAACTGTACGCGACCTTTCTGCTCTGGCTGCTCGCGGAACTCTTCGAAAGCCTTCCCGAAGTGGGTGATCCGGAAAAGCCCAAGCTCGTTTTCTTCTTCGATGAAGCACACCTGCTTTTCGACGATGCGCCCAAGGCTCTGCAGGACAAGATCGAACAGGTCGTGCGCCTTATTCGATCCAAGGGTGTCGGCGTATTCTTTGTGACGCAAAACCCGATAGATATACCCGAAGACGTCGCAGGCCAGCTTGGCAACCGGGTACAGCATGCGCTTCGTGCCTTTACCAAGCGGGATCAGCGGGCGATCAAGGCGGCTGCCGAGACGTTTCGGATCAACGAGGAACTCGACGTTGAAGAGGCGATCACCGAGCTCAAGGTTGGCGAGGCGCTGGTGTCTACTCTCGACGAAGATGGTGCGCCGACTGTGGTCCAGCGCACGCTTATCAAGCCGCCACGCTCACGGCTCGGCCCGGTGACGGCGAAGGAGCGTGCGATCATTCAATCGGTCAGTCCCTTCGATGGCAAGTACGACGAACGCATCGATCGAGAGAGCGCAGAAGAAGTGCTCGCACAAAAAGCCGTCGATGCGGTCGAAACCGCCAAAGAGGTGGAGGAAATCGGGCGCGAGGAGGTCGCAAAGCGTTCGCGCAAGACTAAGTCGATCTGGGAGAAAGCGATAAGTCGCGGTACCAAAGTGGCCGCCGGGGGGATGGCCGGTGCCGCCGCTGCCGCCGTGCTTGGCAAGAAATCGCGAGCAAATCCGATGAGGAGCGGGATTACTTCGGCAGCTGGCTCCATCGCGACTGACTTTGCCGGACCCATCGCGGGCCGTTTCGTGAGGAACCTGATCGGTGGACTGATGCGTTGACCGCGTCAGTTTTGCGCGAGGTACAGCCTGTCATTTTCGAAGGTTCGCCTTGCCGTGCGCGCCAAAGATGTTGGCGGTTATCGTCGAATCTCCAGTAGAATTCTAGAGCGGCAGTCGCAGTTCGGCGCGCAGGCCGCCAGAGTTACGGTTCGCCAAAACAAGCTCGCCGCCATGCTGTTGCGCAATGGCGCGCGCGAGGGTCAGGCCGAGCCCGGCACCGCCGGTGGCGCGATTGCGTGATGCCTCGCCTCGTGTGAACGGCTCCATCATCTCGGCGATCCGCGCCTCTTCGATCCCCGGCCCGCGATCCTCGACCGCGAGAACCGCAGTGTTGCCGTCGATCTCCACCGAAAGCTCCGCATCGCCGCCATATCGCAGGGCATTCGAGACAAGATTTCGCAGCGCGCGCTTGATCCACGTGACCTGCACGCGAGCCACCACGCGGGGTGGATTAAGCATGGTGACCGGCTCGCCCAGATCCTCGAATTCTTCGGCGACGCCAATCGCCAGCATTCCCAGATCGACGGCCTCGACCTCTAGCGCGCCCGAGCGGCCCATTCGTGCGAGGCTCAGAATATCGTCGAGTGTTGCGGTTATGTCCTCGATGCTCGCTGCCATCTTCTCGCGCTGGGCATCGTCAGGAACATTCTCGATCCGCACCCTCAAGGCGGCCAGAGGGGTCTTCAGGTCATGGCCAATTGCCCCGAGCATCACGTCTTTCTCATCGAGCAACGCCGCAATCCTTGCCTCCATCTGATTGTGCGCGGCGATCAGGCGGCGCGTATCGGCGGGGCCGGTTTCTTCCAGCCTGACCGGTTGATCGGGCTTCTTGGAAAACGTGCTCACCCGGTCAGTCAGCAGAGCGAGCGGACGGGTTATCCGCCTTAGCACGAGAAACAGGACGACAAGCAGGAACGCGAAGGTGACGAGCGTCTGGAAAACCAGCACGCCAAGCGCGTTTGCGGGACGCGGCGGTTCAATGACCCGCGCCGCTTCCCATATCCCGCCAGCCTCGCGCTGGATGGCGACGGTCAAAACACGGCGTTCACGCCAGCCCTGCGTAGTTGAGAGGCGGGGCCGGCTGCGTACAAAGCGCACGAGTTGTGGATCATCGCCCGCTTTCACCACTGCGATCGCCACCGCGTGAGGTTCGATGCCTTCATTACCGAGCACTGCGCGCAATCGCTCCTCCCGCGCGCCTTCCTCGGATGAAAGAGGTATGGGAGGCTCGGCGCTGACG includes these proteins:
- a CDS encoding RluA family pseudouridine synthase, which translates into the protein MNIPIIYEDGEALVIDKPSGLPVDRPKRGGPALFDQIEQLKLGFQRPPVPVHRLDTDTSGCLLLARNPKALKRFNKAFEDRLVGKTYLAVIDFEPAESSGTIELSLSKISSAEKGWRMIAAKKGKPAVSHWELIDTIGEGDKRRSLIRFRPETGRTHQLRVHALQGLGAPLLGDPVYGPVRGQNKGAPRTMLHAETIRVRREGKDTIFAHAPFPADFERAGLSAPAAPVFPEEA
- the pabB gene encoding aminodeoxychorismate synthase component I, which produces MGQDAEPDCFVLLDDARPTDGGAADALYFENPIETFVAYRPDEVEKTLANAESARQKGGELAGYIAYEAGLALEKRLAPRAAARSGAGGPLVWLCLFDKPTRIPAADVPAWLAARGQGPVSLGPLDPQLSPGGYGTAFDTLRDAIHAGDIYQANLTYPLAGSYRGDPQALYASLRSAASAGYGGIIFDGSHWLLSFSPELFVALDESGSAKAKPMKGTRPRSDDAERDAQLAQELAHSVKDKAENLMIVDLMRNDLSRVAVPGTVRVDSPFAVESYPTVHQMVSSVRAQLSEGMSATDLVRALFPCGSITGAPKIRAMELIGEVERDARGPYCGAIGRVSSDGSAAFNVAIRTLRLTPVENGQGHAVLGVGSAIVADSDSLGERRECEVKAGFVRRSSPDHRAPGFDLVETMSFDPETGIALLELHLARMKKSAEALGFQFDRHALRNQIQALCFELESPVKLRLLASRSGASALETQPMPSPFQGPVKVAALPNPLDPSDWRLSHKTTDRGFYEDAADAARHHGAHEAVLVRDDGLVTEGSYTNIFVERDGVLLTPPTSLGLIPGVLREYLIEKGQAREANLTLCDLADGFQLGNAVRGLFSAELI
- the arfB gene encoding alternative ribosome rescue aminoacyl-tRNA hydrolase ArfB, translated to MDPALLDRAHAIAEETFLAGSGPGGQNANKVATEVQLRVNIYALRLSPPVFARLRDIAGSKLTASGDLLITARAHRTQDANRQAARDKLDELLKDAHRAPKKRAKTRVNRVGKTQRLKAKKARGEVKAKRGKVSRSDW
- a CDS encoding outer membrane lipoprotein carrier protein LolA, which gives rise to MTMLKHLRRIGMALAAAGTIALGVSLPHGEPAPHALAQSSADLDRAVAALRGISTMKADFSQTDRQGRTARGTMTLKSPGKIRFDYGRDSDLLVVSNGRSLYMVDYEVNQVERWPIRNSPLGALLDPQRDMKDYGTLVPTGNPDVVSVDVRDPSKPEFGRINLIFVRNSNAPGGLQLTHWVALDSQNHRTTVRLTNHRYGVSVPDSTFNFRDPRRSSRRPG
- a CDS encoding ATP-binding protein, encoding MTRFFPSSLFAQVMVSVALALLTAQAVSVVLLYRAGEERRETAAITSAAFRLVNGAEREARREARRAAQEEFASITGDRGPRRLRSPESVGGDIGFLPRPLRFFVSAEPPIPLSSEEGAREERLRAVLGNEGIEPHAVAIAVVKAGDDPQLVRFVRSRPRLSTTQGWRERRVLTVAIQREAGGIWEAARVIEPPRPANALGVLVFQTLVTFAFLLVVLFLVLRRITRPLALLTDRVSTFSKKPDQPVRLEETGPADTRRLIAAHNQMEARIAALLDEKDVMLGAIGHDLKTPLAALRVRIENVPDDAQREKMAASIEDITATLDDILSLARMGRSGALEVEAVDLGMLAIGVAEEFEDLGEPVTMLNPPRVVARVQVTWIKRALRNLVSNALRYGGDAELSVEIDGNTAVLAVEDRGPGIEEARIAEMMEPFTRGEASRNRATGGAGLGLTLARAIAQQHGGELVLANRNSGGLRAELRLPL
- the rpmG gene encoding 50S ribosomal protein L33; translation: MAKPATVKIKLVSTEGTGFYYVTKKNPRNTTEKMVFRKYDPVAKKHVEFKEAKIK
- a CDS encoding helicase HerA-like domain-containing protein — its product is MSEIFLGLGGNGENQSLALGRANRHGLIAGATGTGKTVTLQGLAESFSAKGVPVFVADVKGDLSGIAMPGSPTFKHADKLEGRARELGMDDYAYSDNPVIFWDLYGKQGHPIRTTVTEMGPLLLSRLLDLNDTQEGVLQIVFRHADDNGLLLLDFGDLQSLLQWANENSKELSGVYGNVSRQSVGAIQRQLLSFEAQGADHFFGEPALEIDDFLQTDENGRGYVNVLAADQLMRSPKLYATFLLWLLAELFESLPEVGDPEKPKLVFFFDEAHLLFDDAPKALQDKIEQVVRLIRSKGVGVFFVTQNPIDIPEDVAGQLGNRVQHALRAFTKRDQRAIKAAAETFRINEELDVEEAITELKVGEALVSTLDEDGAPTVVQRTLIKPPRSRLGPVTAKERAIIQSVSPFDGKYDERIDRESAEEVLAQKAVDAVETAKEVEEIGREEVAKRSRKTKSIWEKAISRGTKVAAGGMAGAAAAAVLGKKSRANPMRSGITSAAGSIATDFAGPIAGRFVRNLIGGLMR